The following coding sequences lie in one Apium graveolens cultivar Ventura chromosome 1, ASM990537v1, whole genome shotgun sequence genomic window:
- the LOC141721140 gene encoding uncharacterized protein LOC141721140, protein MLGSRLQSSRSEVVRWSAPIAGRLKLNVDASVFSGDSTFAVGMVIRNHGGEFIQAKNCMIAGAVSVFEAETRGLLEALQWINELQLSNVDIESDSMLTVNAVVRGAENYLEVDNVLHECQVLHESNSSITISYVKKQANKVAHLLARVPCLVNCSNVFWSPPFSVLETVMYEANLS, encoded by the coding sequence ATGCTTGGGTCTCGATTACAAAGTTCTAGATCAGAGGTGGTGAGGTGGTCAGCTCCAATAGCAGGTAGATTAAAGTTAAATGTAGATGCATCTGTTTTCAGTGGTGATTCAACATTTGCAGTGGGAATGGTGATCAGGAACCATGGTGGTGAATTCATTCAGGCAAAGAACTGTATGATTGCAGGTGCAGTATCGGTTTTTGAGGCTGAGACAAGGGGTTTGTTGGAAGCTCTGCAGTGGATCAACGAACTGCAACTTAGTAATGTGGATATTGAAAGTGATTCTATGCTCACGGTTAATGCGGTTGTCAGAGGAGCAGAAAATTATTTGGAAGTAGACAATGTGCTACACGAGTGTCAAGTACTTCATGAAAGTAATTCTAGTATCACTATCTCTTATGTTAAAAAGCAGGCCAACAAGGTTGCCCATTTGTTAGCTAGGGTACCTTGTTTGGTGAATTGCTCTAATGTTTTTTGGTCTCCTCCATTCTCTGTGTTGGAGACAGTGATGTACGAAGCAAATTTGAGTTAA